In the genome of Vicia villosa cultivar HV-30 ecotype Madison, WI linkage group LG7, Vvil1.0, whole genome shotgun sequence, one region contains:
- the LOC131620391 gene encoding DNA repair protein recA homolog 1, chloroplastic-like isoform X2, producing MDLVFAPKPHTLIFKPPSSFLFLPNNFHSFRPLYASKHLKIQCELEGKLNGSHSADFDARFVDRQKALEAAMNDINSSFGKGSVTRLGSAGGALVETFPSGCLSLDFALGGGLPKGRIVEIFGPESSGKTTLALHAIAEVQKLGGNAMLVDAEHAFDPAYSKALGVDVENLIVCQPDHGEMALENRMCRSGAIDLICVDSVSALTPRAEVEGEIGMQQMGLQARLMSQALRKMSGNASKAGCTLIFLNQIRYKIGVYYGNPEVTSGGIALKFFASVRLEIRSIGKIKSAKGDEEVGLKVRVRVQKSKVSRPYKVAEFDISFGEGVNKLGCILDCAEMMNIVLKKGSWYSYGEHRLGQGRDKTLQYLKENPHLLEEVEKVVRSSMNDGTNQTSFLHAKNNPLLHQDEDIYEESL from the exons ATGGATTTGGTGTTCGCTCCGAAACCCCATACTTTGATTTTCAAGCCACcttcttcttttctctttcttcctaACAACTTCCACTCTTTTCGTCCTCTCTATGCTTCTAAACATctcaagattcaatgtgaacttGAAGGCAAACTCAACGGCTCTCATTCTGCTGATTTTGACGCTCGTTTCGTTGATAGG CAAAAGGCACTGGAAGCAGCTATGAATGATATAAACAGCTCTTTCGGAAAAGGTAGCGTTACGAGATTGGGCAGTGCTGGTGGAGCTTTGGT TGAAACCTTTCCCAGTGGATGTTTGTCGTTAGACTTTGCTTTGGGTGGCGGTCTTCCAAAAGGAAGAATTGTAGAG ATATTTGGACCAGAAAGCAGTGGGAAAACCACCTTAGCACTTCATGCTATTGCAGAAGTACAG AAGTTAGGAGGCAATGCAATGCTTGTTGATGCAGAGCATGCTTTTGATCCAGCATATTCTAAAGCATTAGGAGTGGATGTAGAAAATTTAATTGTGTGCCAACCAGATCATGGAGAGATGGCTCTTGAGA ATCGTATGTGTAGATCTGGTGCCATAGATCTCATTTGTGTTGACTCCGTCTCAGCTCTCACTCCCCGAGCAGAAGTTGAA GGTGAGATTGGAATGCAGCAAATGGGATTGCAGGCTCGTCTTATGAGCCAAGCTTTGCGTAAGATGTCTGGAAATGCATCTAAAGCTGGTTGTACGCTTATATTTTTGAACCAAATAAGATACAAG ATTGGTGTCTACTATGGAAATCCAGAAGTGACAAGTGGTGGAATTGCATTGAAGTTTTTTGCTTCGGTTCGGCTAGAAATTCGTTCTATAGGGAAGATAAAGTCT GCCAAAGGAGATGAAGAAGTTGGCCTTAAAGTTCGTGTACGAGTGCAAAAGAGCAAG GTGTCAAGGCCTTACAAAGTAGCTGAATTTGACATCTCATTTGGTGAGGGAGTCAATAAGCTG GGTTGCATTTTAGATTGTGCAGAAATGATGAATATTGTCTTAAAGAAGGGCTCTTGGTACAGTTATGGGGAGCATCG GTTAGGACAGGGAAGAGACAAAACATTGCAGTACTTGAAGGAGAATCCGCATCTTTTGGAAGAAGTTGAAAAG GTAGTTCGGTCTTCAATGAATGATGGAACTAACCAAACAAGCTTTTTACACGCGAAGAATAATCCATTGCTTCATCAAGACGAAGATATATACGAGGAAAGTCTATGA
- the LOC131620391 gene encoding DNA repair protein recA homolog 1, chloroplastic-like isoform X1 → MDLVFAPKPHTLIFKPPSSFLFLPNNFHSFRPLYASKHLKIQCELEGKLNGSHSADFDARFVDRQKALEAAMNDINSSFGKGSVTRLGSAGGALVETFPSGCLSLDFALGGGLPKGRIVEIFGPESSGKTTLALHAIAEVQKLGGNAMLVDAEHAFDPAYSKALGVDVENLIVCQPDHGEMALEIADRMCRSGAIDLICVDSVSALTPRAEVEGEIGMQQMGLQARLMSQALRKMSGNASKAGCTLIFLNQIRYKIGVYYGNPEVTSGGIALKFFASVRLEIRSIGKIKSAKGDEEVGLKVRVRVQKSKVSRPYKVAEFDISFGEGVNKLGCILDCAEMMNIVLKKGSWYSYGEHRLGQGRDKTLQYLKENPHLLEEVEKVVRSSMNDGTNQTSFLHAKNNPLLHQDEDIYEESL, encoded by the exons ATGGATTTGGTGTTCGCTCCGAAACCCCATACTTTGATTTTCAAGCCACcttcttcttttctctttcttcctaACAACTTCCACTCTTTTCGTCCTCTCTATGCTTCTAAACATctcaagattcaatgtgaacttGAAGGCAAACTCAACGGCTCTCATTCTGCTGATTTTGACGCTCGTTTCGTTGATAGG CAAAAGGCACTGGAAGCAGCTATGAATGATATAAACAGCTCTTTCGGAAAAGGTAGCGTTACGAGATTGGGCAGTGCTGGTGGAGCTTTGGT TGAAACCTTTCCCAGTGGATGTTTGTCGTTAGACTTTGCTTTGGGTGGCGGTCTTCCAAAAGGAAGAATTGTAGAG ATATTTGGACCAGAAAGCAGTGGGAAAACCACCTTAGCACTTCATGCTATTGCAGAAGTACAG AAGTTAGGAGGCAATGCAATGCTTGTTGATGCAGAGCATGCTTTTGATCCAGCATATTCTAAAGCATTAGGAGTGGATGTAGAAAATTTAATTGTGTGCCAACCAGATCATGGAGAGATGGCTCTTGAGA TCGCAGATCGTATGTGTAGATCTGGTGCCATAGATCTCATTTGTGTTGACTCCGTCTCAGCTCTCACTCCCCGAGCAGAAGTTGAA GGTGAGATTGGAATGCAGCAAATGGGATTGCAGGCTCGTCTTATGAGCCAAGCTTTGCGTAAGATGTCTGGAAATGCATCTAAAGCTGGTTGTACGCTTATATTTTTGAACCAAATAAGATACAAG ATTGGTGTCTACTATGGAAATCCAGAAGTGACAAGTGGTGGAATTGCATTGAAGTTTTTTGCTTCGGTTCGGCTAGAAATTCGTTCTATAGGGAAGATAAAGTCT GCCAAAGGAGATGAAGAAGTTGGCCTTAAAGTTCGTGTACGAGTGCAAAAGAGCAAG GTGTCAAGGCCTTACAAAGTAGCTGAATTTGACATCTCATTTGGTGAGGGAGTCAATAAGCTG GGTTGCATTTTAGATTGTGCAGAAATGATGAATATTGTCTTAAAGAAGGGCTCTTGGTACAGTTATGGGGAGCATCG GTTAGGACAGGGAAGAGACAAAACATTGCAGTACTTGAAGGAGAATCCGCATCTTTTGGAAGAAGTTGAAAAG GTAGTTCGGTCTTCAATGAATGATGGAACTAACCAAACAAGCTTTTTACACGCGAAGAATAATCCATTGCTTCATCAAGACGAAGATATATACGAGGAAAGTCTATGA